One stretch of Amycolatopsis tolypomycina DNA includes these proteins:
- a CDS encoding group II truncated hemoglobin yields the protein MIVPKPTPTLYEWAGGHEALVKLLTIFYGHVLEDPLLEPVFRHMDPHHAEHVAVWLGEVFGGPAEYSASHGGHAHMIGRHLGRGITEQQRRRWVSLLLDAADEAGLPGDPEFRAAFAGYLEWGSRLAVIFSAPGAEPNLHEPVPKWDWPVPPWQPPSP from the coding sequence GTGATCGTGCCAAAACCCACGCCGACCCTCTACGAATGGGCCGGCGGCCACGAGGCCCTCGTGAAGCTGCTGACGATCTTCTACGGCCACGTCCTCGAAGACCCGCTGCTCGAACCCGTCTTCCGCCACATGGACCCGCACCACGCCGAGCACGTGGCCGTCTGGCTCGGTGAGGTGTTCGGCGGGCCTGCCGAGTACTCCGCGAGCCACGGCGGGCACGCCCACATGATCGGCCGTCACCTCGGCCGCGGGATCACCGAGCAGCAGCGCCGCCGGTGGGTGTCCCTGCTGCTCGACGCCGCCGACGAGGCCGGCCTGCCCGGCGACCCCGAGTTCCGGGCCGCGTTCGCCGGCTACCTCGAGTGGGGCAGCCGGCTCGCCGTGATCTTCTCCGCGCCCGGCGCCGAGCCGAACCTGCACGAACCGGTCCCGAAGTGGGACTGGCCGGTACCGCCCTGGCAGCCGCC